In uncultured Draconibacterium sp., one genomic interval encodes:
- a CDS encoding IS3 family transposase (programmed frameshift) — MIVIKLYLRIMSRERRTFTREFKLNAVELSYSRENIVELAHELKIRPALLYRWRSEFASSQGASFPGNGNPKMTDEEKEIARLKKELADMQMERDIPKKGSRHLFQERWKIYRFITDNSSMFPIEMMCKVLGVSRSGFYFWLKRKPSKRALENDDLMEQIRVIHKKSKGTYGSPRICEELKKGYVHVSRRRIARLMKKANIRSTTKKRFKCTTESRHQFPVAPNLLNREFKVDQQGKVWVSDITYIRTTEGWLYLTVIIDLCDRKVIGWSTSNTLKTNETVVPAWKMAVTNRPITDNLIFHSDRGIQYACTEFKELLATNPCVKQSMSRKADCWDNAVAESFFKTLKTEWIYRNKYATKKHARVSVFEYIETWYNTQRSHSSLNYLSPEEFGELMNKQKLAA, encoded by the exons ATGATTGTAATAAAATTGTATCTTAGAATTATGAGTAGAGAAAGACGAACATTTACACGAGAGTTTAAGCTCAACGCAGTAGAATTGAGTTACTCCAGAGAAAACATTGTTGAATTGGCACATGAGCTAAAAATACGTCCGGCATTACTTTACAGATGGAGGAGCGAATTTGCCAGCTCACAAGGGGCAAGTTTTCCAGGTAATGGCAATCCAAAAATGACGGATGAAGAAAAAGAAATAGCACGTTTGAAAAAAGAGCTTGCCGATATGCAAATGGAAAGGGATATTC CTAAAAAAGGCAGTAGGCATCTTTTCCAAGAGCGATGGAAAATATACCGGTTTATAACCGATAACAGCTCCATGTTTCCCATTGAAATGATGTGTAAAGTATTAGGAGTAAGCAGAAGTGGATTTTATTTCTGGTTAAAAAGGAAGCCCTCAAAACGGGCACTTGAAAATGACGATTTAATGGAACAGATACGAGTGATACATAAAAAGAGCAAAGGAACTTACGGAAGTCCACGCATCTGCGAGGAACTTAAGAAAGGTTATGTTCATGTATCACGACGCCGTATCGCCAGGTTGATGAAAAAAGCTAATATCCGCAGCACCACAAAAAAACGTTTTAAATGCACTACCGAATCCAGACACCAGTTCCCAGTTGCACCGAACCTGTTGAACCGGGAGTTCAAAGTGGATCAGCAAGGAAAAGTATGGGTTTCTGACATTACTTATATCCGAACCACCGAAGGCTGGTTATACCTGACTGTTATTATAGATCTATGTGATCGAAAGGTAATTGGATGGTCTACAAGCAATACGCTTAAAACCAATGAAACAGTTGTTCCTGCATGGAAAATGGCAGTTACAAACCGACCAATAACTGATAATCTGATTTTTCATTCTGACAGGGGAATACAATACGCCTGTACAGAGTTTAAAGAACTTCTGGCAACAAATCCATGTGTAAAACAAAGTATGAGCAGAAAAGCAGATTGTTGGGATAATGCAGTTGCTGAAAGCTTTTTTAAAACCTTAAAAACAGAATGGATTTACAGAAATAAGTATGCCACGAAAAAGCATGCGAGAGTTTCTGTTTTTGAATATATAGAAACCTGGTACAATACGCAGAGAAGCCATTCTTCTTTGAATTATTTGTCACCGGAAGAATTTGGAGAATTAATGAACAAACAAAAATTGGCAGCATAG
- a CDS encoding DUF4252 domain-containing protein: MKKLLLILAVVLPMAVLAQKSPVDKLFEKYANQKGMTTVNISGKLLGFAAQIETGDKDTQELLSGLNGVRILSVEDDALNEKLDFYKELEADGFFKNNDFEVLMEVTEDDEIVRFLARDAGDGKISDLILVVGGDDNALISISGIIDPQSIGKITKAINVDVGDFE; encoded by the coding sequence ATGAAGAAGTTATTATTGATTTTAGCAGTTGTATTGCCCATGGCAGTGCTTGCACAAAAAAGCCCGGTTGACAAGCTCTTCGAGAAATATGCCAACCAAAAGGGAATGACCACCGTGAATATTTCCGGTAAATTACTTGGGTTTGCTGCCCAAATTGAAACAGGCGATAAAGACACTCAGGAATTATTGTCCGGATTAAACGGAGTACGCATTTTATCGGTAGAAGATGATGCCTTAAATGAAAAGCTTGATTTTTACAAAGAACTGGAAGCTGATGGTTTTTTTAAAAACAACGATTTTGAAGTGTTGATGGAAGTAACCGAAGACGATGAAATTGTTCGTTTCCTGGCACGCGATGCCGGTGATGGAAAGATATCAGATCTGATTCTTGTAGTCGGCGGAGATGATAATGCGCTGATCAGTATCAGTGGAATAATCGATCCGCAAAGTATTGGTAAGATCACTAAAGCTATTAATGTTGATGTAGGTGATTTTGAATAA
- a CDS encoding sigma-70 family RNA polymerase sigma factor codes for MKTSKNENKTKEHMVAKDFKTSVLPVSNKLLRFATHFLHDEDQARDVVQDVFLKLWQRKETLDEVENIEAFAMRMTRNRCLDVIRANKTVPIDEDTDRRLKAKTIDVHSKVELGESAEQIKMLIRQLPELQQNIMHMRDIEQLSYDEIEEATGLQRNAIRVNLSRARKKVRDEYLKMNRNDGNTRNTTITATLL; via the coding sequence TTGAAAACAAGCAAAAACGAAAACAAAACAAAGGAGCACATGGTTGCCAAAGATTTTAAAACAAGTGTACTACCGGTCAGTAACAAGCTGCTTCGATTCGCGACGCACTTTTTACACGACGAAGATCAGGCACGGGATGTGGTGCAGGATGTGTTCCTGAAATTATGGCAACGAAAGGAAACGCTCGACGAAGTTGAAAACATTGAGGCCTTTGCCATGCGAATGACTCGGAATCGGTGCCTTGATGTGATTAGAGCAAACAAAACCGTTCCGATAGATGAAGACACAGACCGAAGATTAAAGGCGAAAACGATAGACGTTCATTCAAAAGTTGAGTTAGGTGAGTCGGCAGAACAAATAAAAATGCTGATACGGCAACTGCCCGAATTGCAGCAGAATATAATGCACATGCGAGATATTGAACAACTCTCGTACGACGAAATTGAAGAGGCAACCGGACTACAACGAAATGCGATAAGGGTAAACCTTTCGAGGGCACGAAAAAAAGTGCGCGATGAATATTTAAAAATGAATAGAAATGATGGAAACACAAGAAATACTACGATTACTGCAACGCTACTTTGA
- a CDS encoding M3 family metallopeptidase, with amino-acid sequence MKKLLFFVFILGLVVTSCQTQKKESTSNMENPFFAEWDTPFGVPPFDQIENEHFRPAFAEGMRLHKEEIDAIVNNPEEPTFENTMVALDKSGTFLNRVSNVFSNLSGANTNDSIQAIEKDIEPQLSAHYDDINLNEGLFKRVKAVYEQRENLDLTTEEARFLEKKYKSFVRGGAELPADKKARMREINGELATLSVQFGENVLKDNNAFKLVIEDEADLEGLPASSVSAAAATAKEEGQEGKWIFTISRPSLYPFLTYSPNRALREKLYKGYILKGDNGNEYDNNKIVARIVELRSERAKLFGYNNHAEYILAENMAKNPENVYDILTQVWEKALPVAKQEVVDMQAIADKEGANIKIEGWDWWYYAEKVRQDKYALSEEDVKPYFQVDNVQKGIFTLANKLWGITFTERTDLPKYHKDGKVFEVKEADGTPIGIFYTDYFARPSKRGGAWMSSFRKQEMLDGENVLPVITNVCNFPAPTEDMPSLLSLDQVTTMFHEFGHGLHGLLSHCETRTLSGTSVSRDFVELPSQIMENWAFEPEMLALYAKHYKTGEVIPDELVTKINNAAHFNQGFVTIEFLAAGLLDMDYHTLNEVDPNMDVEAFEKASMDKYGLIPQIAPRYRSTYFSHIFSGGYSSGYYAYLWAEVLDKDAFQAFKENGLFDQTTAASFRENVLSKGGSDDPMKLYLQFRGKEPGIEPLLKGRGLL; translated from the coding sequence ATGAAGAAACTGCTATTTTTTGTTTTTATCCTGGGTTTGGTGGTCACATCGTGCCAAACACAGAAAAAAGAAAGTACAAGTAACATGGAAAATCCGTTTTTTGCGGAATGGGACACTCCGTTTGGTGTACCTCCGTTTGATCAGATTGAAAACGAGCATTTTCGCCCTGCTTTTGCAGAGGGAATGCGTTTGCACAAAGAAGAAATTGATGCAATTGTAAATAACCCGGAAGAACCGACTTTTGAAAATACAATGGTTGCGCTCGACAAGTCGGGAACGTTTTTAAATCGTGTAAGTAATGTGTTTAGCAACTTAAGTGGTGCAAATACTAACGATAGTATTCAGGCGATTGAAAAAGATATTGAGCCACAGTTATCGGCGCACTACGACGATATCAATCTGAATGAAGGTTTGTTTAAGCGTGTGAAAGCCGTTTACGAGCAACGTGAAAATCTTGACCTTACAACTGAAGAAGCTCGTTTCCTGGAGAAAAAATACAAGTCGTTTGTACGCGGTGGAGCTGAACTTCCGGCTGATAAAAAGGCGCGTATGCGTGAGATTAACGGTGAGTTGGCAACGCTGTCGGTACAATTTGGCGAAAACGTTTTAAAAGATAATAACGCTTTCAAACTGGTTATTGAAGATGAAGCTGATTTAGAAGGTCTGCCAGCGTCTTCTGTATCGGCTGCTGCTGCAACCGCAAAAGAAGAAGGGCAGGAGGGAAAATGGATTTTTACCATTAGCCGCCCGAGTTTGTATCCTTTCCTTACTTATTCGCCAAACCGTGCTTTGCGTGAGAAATTGTACAAAGGTTATATACTGAAAGGCGACAATGGCAACGAGTACGATAACAATAAAATTGTAGCCCGAATTGTTGAATTGCGCAGCGAACGTGCAAAACTTTTTGGTTACAACAACCATGCAGAATATATTCTGGCCGAGAACATGGCGAAAAATCCTGAAAATGTATACGATATTTTAACCCAGGTTTGGGAAAAAGCATTGCCGGTAGCTAAACAAGAGGTGGTTGACATGCAGGCTATTGCCGACAAAGAAGGCGCCAATATTAAAATTGAAGGCTGGGACTGGTGGTATTATGCCGAGAAAGTTCGCCAGGATAAATATGCATTGAGCGAAGAAGATGTTAAACCATACTTCCAGGTGGACAACGTACAGAAAGGTATTTTTACTTTGGCCAATAAACTTTGGGGAATCACTTTCACGGAAAGAACTGATTTACCAAAATACCACAAAGACGGAAAAGTTTTCGAAGTGAAAGAAGCCGATGGTACGCCAATTGGAATTTTCTACACCGACTATTTTGCGCGCCCAAGTAAGCGCGGTGGCGCATGGATGAGCTCTTTCCGCAAGCAGGAAATGCTTGATGGCGAAAATGTTCTTCCGGTAATTACCAATGTGTGTAACTTCCCGGCGCCGACAGAAGATATGCCTTCGTTGTTGAGCTTAGACCAGGTAACAACAATGTTCCACGAGTTTGGTCATGGTTTGCACGGTCTGCTCTCGCATTGCGAAACAAGAACCTTGTCGGGAACTTCGGTTTCACGCGACTTTGTTGAGCTTCCATCTCAAATCATGGAAAACTGGGCATTCGAACCTGAAATGCTGGCACTATATGCAAAACATTATAAAACAGGTGAAGTAATTCCTGACGAGTTAGTGACGAAAATCAACAACGCAGCGCACTTTAACCAGGGATTTGTAACCATTGAATTTTTGGCTGCCGGATTGTTGGATATGGATTATCATACTTTAAACGAAGTGGATCCGAATATGGATGTTGAGGCTTTTGAAAAAGCGTCGATGGATAAATACGGATTGATTCCGCAAATTGCCCCACGTTACCGCAGTACCTACTTTTCGCATATTTTCTCAGGAGGTTATTCATCAGGTTACTATGCTTATTTGTGGGCCGAAGTTTTGGATAAAGATGCTTTCCAGGCGTTTAAAGAAAATGGTTTGTTTGACCAGACAACTGCTGCTTCGTTCCGCGAAAATGTTTTGTCGAAAGGTGGTTCAGACGATCCGATGAAATTGTACCTGCAGTTCCGTGGAAAAGAACCGGGAATTGAGCCACTGCTAAAAGGCAGAGGTTTATTGTAA
- the pheT gene encoding phenylalanine--tRNA ligase subunit beta, which yields MKISYSWLKDYIKLEQSPQEICDILTQTGLEVGGLEEVETVKGGLAGLVIGEVITCEQHPNSDHLSKTTVNVGTEEMLPIVCGAPNVAAGQKVVVATVGTTLYDGDQEFVIKKSKIRGEVSMGMICAEDEIGLGGNHDGIMVLDPHAKVGTSAKDFFNVESDWVIEIDLTPNRIDGASFIGAARDLAAFLKKTQDIKYTKPSVDDFKVDNNDLVIPVEVENTEACPRYAGVTISGVEVKESPEWLQNRLKMIGLTPINNVVDITNYVLFETAQPLHAFDADEITGGKVILKTLPAKTKFTTLDEVERELDENDLMICNTEDAMCIGGVFGGIKSGVKETTRNVFLESAYFDPVYVRKTARRHGLNTDASFRFERGVDPNGQVYALKRAALLIKEIAGGTISSDIIDIYPEPIEDFKVSVSFANITRLIGKDLGADAVKSILESLEIKIESENETGLELLVPAYRVDVKREADVIEEILRIYGYNNIEIPTQVKSSLQTADKPNPDSVKNLVAEMLTSQGFNEIWSNSLTKSSYYEGLEQYKDEQSVKMMNPLSADLNGMRQTLLFGGLECIAYNANRQNKNLKVYEFGNTYFYKGTQLKDQPANNYWEENHLGLFITGNKEAESWTTKEQTASFYGLKSYAENILKRLGLSADKMQIEDCEDELFSDVLAYTLNNKVVLKLGVVAGKWLKKFEIENPVYYADFNWDSVFKAHKKHKVLFEELPKFPAVRRDLALLLDKPVKFSQLKEAAFKMERQLLREVDLFDVYEGKGVPDGKKSYALSFILRDDNKTLKDKQIDKTMQKLIMAFQRDFGAELR from the coding sequence ATGAAGATTTCATATTCCTGGTTAAAAGATTACATTAAACTGGAACAATCGCCCCAAGAGATTTGCGATATTTTAACGCAAACAGGTTTGGAAGTTGGCGGTTTAGAAGAGGTTGAAACCGTAAAAGGTGGTTTGGCAGGTTTGGTAATTGGTGAAGTTATTACCTGCGAACAACACCCTAATTCTGATCATTTAAGCAAAACAACGGTTAATGTTGGCACCGAAGAAATGTTGCCAATTGTTTGTGGTGCGCCCAACGTAGCCGCCGGACAAAAAGTTGTTGTAGCAACGGTTGGAACTACGCTTTATGATGGCGACCAGGAATTTGTAATTAAAAAATCAAAGATCCGTGGCGAAGTGTCGATGGGTATGATTTGTGCCGAAGATGAAATTGGTCTTGGCGGCAACCACGACGGAATTATGGTGCTGGATCCTCACGCAAAAGTGGGAACATCGGCAAAAGATTTTTTCAACGTGGAGTCGGATTGGGTAATCGAAATCGACCTTACACCAAACCGTATTGATGGAGCTTCGTTTATTGGTGCAGCCCGTGATTTGGCCGCTTTCCTGAAAAAAACTCAGGACATCAAATATACTAAACCATCGGTTGACGACTTTAAAGTTGACAACAACGACCTGGTTATTCCGGTAGAGGTTGAAAATACAGAAGCCTGTCCGCGTTATGCCGGCGTTACTATCTCCGGTGTTGAAGTTAAAGAGTCGCCGGAGTGGCTGCAGAACCGTTTAAAAATGATTGGTCTGACTCCAATTAACAACGTGGTTGACATTACCAACTACGTGTTATTTGAAACCGCCCAGCCTTTGCACGCTTTTGATGCCGATGAAATCACGGGTGGAAAAGTGATCTTAAAAACATTGCCTGCAAAAACAAAATTCACTACGCTTGATGAAGTGGAACGAGAACTGGACGAAAACGACCTGATGATTTGTAACACCGAAGATGCCATGTGTATTGGTGGTGTTTTTGGAGGTATAAAATCGGGCGTGAAAGAAACAACCAGAAACGTGTTTTTGGAAAGTGCCTATTTCGATCCGGTTTATGTTCGCAAAACAGCTCGTCGTCATGGATTGAACACTGATGCATCGTTTCGTTTTGAGCGTGGCGTTGATCCGAACGGACAAGTTTATGCACTTAAACGTGCAGCTTTACTGATAAAAGAAATTGCTGGAGGAACTATTTCTTCTGACATTATTGATATTTACCCGGAGCCGATTGAAGATTTTAAAGTGAGTGTTTCGTTTGCAAACATTACCCGATTAATCGGTAAAGATCTGGGTGCTGATGCGGTAAAAAGTATTTTGGAATCGCTTGAAATTAAAATCGAAAGCGAGAATGAAACCGGTTTGGAGCTGCTTGTTCCTGCCTACCGTGTTGATGTAAAACGCGAAGCCGATGTAATTGAAGAAATCCTGAGAATCTACGGATACAACAACATTGAAATTCCTACGCAGGTAAAATCGTCGTTGCAAACTGCCGACAAACCAAATCCCGACAGTGTTAAAAACCTGGTGGCTGAAATGCTGACTTCGCAGGGGTTTAACGAAATCTGGTCGAACTCGTTAACAAAATCGAGCTACTACGAAGGTTTGGAACAATACAAAGATGAACAAAGTGTAAAAATGATGAATCCGTTGAGTGCCGATTTAAATGGTATGCGCCAGACTTTGTTATTCGGCGGGCTGGAATGTATTGCTTACAATGCTAATCGCCAGAATAAGAACCTGAAAGTTTACGAATTCGGGAACACCTACTTTTATAAAGGAACGCAGTTAAAAGATCAGCCGGCCAATAATTACTGGGAAGAAAATCACCTTGGTTTGTTTATTACCGGCAACAAAGAAGCTGAAAGCTGGACGACGAAAGAACAAACAGCATCGTTCTACGGATTAAAATCGTACGCTGAAAATATTCTGAAACGTCTTGGTTTGTCTGCTGATAAGATGCAAATTGAAGATTGTGAAGACGAATTATTCAGCGATGTTCTGGCCTATACACTAAACAACAAAGTAGTACTGAAACTGGGAGTTGTTGCCGGTAAATGGCTAAAGAAATTCGAAATTGAAAATCCGGTTTATTACGCCGATTTCAATTGGGACAGTGTTTTTAAAGCGCATAAAAAGCATAAAGTATTGTTTGAAGAACTTCCAAAGTTCCCGGCAGTTCGTCGAGATCTGGCTTTGTTACTCGATAAACCGGTTAAGTTCAGCCAGCTGAAAGAAGCTGCCTTTAAAATGGAACGCCAGCTTTTACGCGAAGTCGACTTGTTTGATGTGTATGAAGGGAAAGGTGTACCTGATGGTAAAAAATCATATGCACTTAGTTTCATTTTACGCGATGACAACAAAACACTAAAAGACAAGCAGATTGACAAAACCATGCAAAAGCTGATTATGGCTTTTCAACGGGATTTTGGTGCTGAATTACGCTAA
- a CDS encoding DMT family transporter, producing the protein MQNHTKGIIYAAITAFFWGFLAIALKVAVRKVDPVTVVWIRFVVAFIILAIWQAYKTPSSFKILIKPPLLLILAALALSWNYMGYMLGIHHTTPSNAQLFIQTGPLILAVAGFLIFKEKLLRNQIIGFSIAILGFSFFYHDQLQAFFETAGTYQLGILLTISGAVAWSVYAILQKKLVRTYSVDSLNLVLFGLPSLLYIPFIQFRPLLELSWSWWLLLLFLGANTFIAYTCIGKALKYTEANKVSIIIIVNPMITFITMGILTKLNVSWIEHERFSAITIVGAALVFVGAVLVARKNKSR; encoded by the coding sequence ATGCAGAACCACACAAAAGGAATCATTTACGCTGCAATTACAGCTTTCTTTTGGGGCTTTTTAGCCATTGCCTTAAAAGTGGCCGTGCGTAAAGTCGATCCGGTTACCGTGGTTTGGATTCGTTTTGTTGTGGCATTTATCATTCTGGCTATTTGGCAGGCTTATAAAACTCCATCATCATTTAAAATTCTTATAAAACCTCCTTTACTGCTGATATTAGCCGCGCTGGCGCTGTCGTGGAACTACATGGGTTACATGTTAGGTATCCACCACACAACACCCAGCAATGCGCAGCTTTTTATTCAAACCGGCCCCCTCATTTTAGCCGTTGCCGGCTTCCTTATTTTTAAAGAAAAACTCCTTCGCAATCAAATCATTGGTTTTTCCATTGCCATACTCGGTTTTTCATTTTTCTACCACGACCAGCTACAGGCCTTTTTCGAAACTGCCGGCACCTACCAACTCGGAATTCTGCTAACCATATCGGGAGCCGTTGCCTGGTCGGTTTATGCCATTTTACAAAAGAAACTGGTTCGAACTTATTCGGTCGATAGTTTAAACCTCGTGTTGTTCGGATTACCATCGCTGCTGTATATCCCTTTTATTCAATTTCGTCCTTTACTGGAATTATCGTGGAGTTGGTGGTTACTGTTGCTATTTCTGGGAGCCAACACTTTTATTGCTTATACCTGCATCGGAAAAGCGCTGAAATACACCGAAGCCAATAAAGTAAGTATCATCATCATTGTAAACCCGATGATCACTTTTATAACCATGGGAATTTTAACCAAACTCAATGTTTCATGGATAGAACACGAGCGGTTTTCGGCGATAACAATTGTTGGGGCTGCCCTGGTCTTTGTTGGCGCCGTTCTGGTAGCCCGAAAAAATAAATCGCGCTAA
- a CDS encoding universal stress protein, giving the protein MNYRSNSILTHIPQNRDGERILIQALFFANALNMRIFLLDVIKSGPAFLHNPKSKRNQIRHQGALNKFTKFVKKSLGTDIPNNIILRIGWGKIINTLIAESERGGYDFVMIDKSKHANNEHFTPADISRYVSKSYCPVLSVNKEYPVNEIKSIVVPIDITQQTKKRLYWATFFAKRFHAKIHIVSALHINIEERKSLAYKNAEKLKKMLEKRDIECEVKILNVHNQEKHTAILNYIEEINAGMVIIRTHHESRFTGKKIGKFVSTIVHGCKKPVFTVGGVTQQYDLDDI; this is encoded by the coding sequence ATGAACTATAGATCGAATAGTATTCTAACACACATCCCTCAAAATCGAGATGGAGAACGTATATTGATACAAGCTTTGTTTTTTGCAAATGCACTAAACATGCGTATTTTCCTCCTCGATGTAATAAAATCCGGGCCGGCATTTCTTCACAATCCAAAATCAAAACGTAACCAAATTCGCCATCAGGGAGCGTTGAACAAGTTCACGAAGTTTGTAAAAAAAAGCCTCGGAACCGATATTCCCAATAACATAATCTTAAGGATTGGATGGGGAAAAATAATCAACACACTAATTGCCGAATCAGAACGTGGTGGTTACGATTTTGTAATGATCGACAAAAGTAAACATGCCAACAACGAGCACTTTACACCAGCCGATATAAGCCGCTACGTAAGTAAATCGTATTGTCCGGTTCTGTCAGTAAATAAAGAGTACCCGGTAAATGAAATCAAAAGTATTGTTGTCCCCATCGATATAACTCAGCAAACCAAAAAACGCCTGTACTGGGCCACTTTTTTCGCCAAAAGATTCCATGCAAAAATCCATATTGTTTCGGCATTGCACATCAATATTGAGGAGCGAAAAAGTTTAGCCTACAAAAATGCCGAGAAGCTCAAAAAAATGCTTGAAAAACGGGATATTGAATGTGAAGTAAAAATACTAAATGTACACAACCAGGAAAAACATACAGCAATACTAAATTATATTGAAGAAATAAATGCCGGAATGGTAATTATTCGCACACACCACGAGTCACGTTTTACCGGAAAAAAGATTGGCAAATTTGTTTCTACAATCGTTCACGGGTGTAAAAAACCTGTTTTTACCGTTGGTGGAGTAACTCAACAATATGATTTGGATGACATATAA
- a CDS encoding V-type ATP synthase subunit E, with protein MTDRIEEITQKIYNEGIIKAKEDADQLIAEAKEKANDIIQSAKKTHEEIIRKAQKKAEENKKRTEAELQLSARQFISQLKQQITNLITTAQINSPVNEAFNDSDFIKKIILTLIEKWDPKAGEQMDLHLLLPPDDQQELTAFLQQKATETMNKGIEITMDPKIKSGFRIGPKDGSYLISFTAQDFATYFKKYLKDGTKKLLFDAVETK; from the coding sequence ATGACTGACCGCATTGAAGAAATAACACAAAAAATCTATAACGAAGGCATTATCAAAGCCAAAGAAGATGCCGACCAGCTGATTGCAGAAGCAAAAGAAAAAGCGAATGATATTATACAATCGGCAAAAAAAACACATGAAGAAATTATTCGCAAGGCACAAAAAAAAGCAGAGGAAAACAAAAAACGAACTGAAGCTGAGCTACAACTTTCTGCGCGTCAATTTATTAGTCAGTTAAAACAACAAATTACAAATCTTATTACCACTGCCCAGATTAATTCCCCGGTAAATGAAGCTTTTAACGACAGCGATTTCATCAAAAAAATCATACTCACATTAATTGAAAAGTGGGATCCAAAAGCCGGAGAACAAATGGATCTACACCTGCTTCTTCCACCCGATGATCAACAGGAACTAACTGCTTTCCTGCAACAAAAAGCAACCGAGACCATGAATAAGGGGATTGAAATTACTATGGATCCCAAAATAAAATCAGGCTTCAGAATAGGTCCAAAGGATGGCAGTTACCTCATTAGTTTCACCGCACAAGACTTTGCTACTTACTTTAAAAAATACCTTAAAGACGGAACAAAAAAATTATTGTTTGATGCTGTTGAAACAAAGTAA
- a CDS encoding DUF2764 family protein yields the protein MLIKKEYHCLIAGLPDLFFDENKTTVTDSVFREELQHQLSPTDFKLVEYLFLPFDNQNLLNIFFRQDNLSFYPGNITKQELEFQFSPDNEEIQLPDYMKIFLNWMKGKDKKHADPEAKNILTSLFYEHALKCPNSFLQNWFRFELNLKNIFTAFNCKQYNYEPEIHLLQVNGQDSVCSLLMENKLKADDFEELLPYHEQLFKIAESNRKWIEKEKAIDKIKWEYLEENTFFHFFTIEKILAFTIKLLLIGRWLKLDNETGKKLLNNLIDELKTNYEFPAEFSLTK from the coding sequence ATGCTGATAAAAAAAGAATATCATTGTTTGATTGCCGGGCTTCCCGATTTGTTCTTCGACGAGAACAAAACAACTGTTACCGACAGCGTATTCAGGGAAGAACTGCAACACCAGCTTAGTCCGACCGACTTTAAGTTGGTTGAATACCTTTTTTTACCTTTCGATAACCAGAACCTACTCAACATTTTTTTCAGGCAGGATAACCTCAGTTTCTATCCCGGAAACATTACAAAACAGGAATTAGAGTTTCAGTTTTCTCCGGATAACGAAGAAATTCAGCTACCGGATTACATGAAAATATTTTTAAACTGGATGAAGGGCAAGGATAAAAAACATGCCGATCCGGAAGCTAAAAATATCCTGACATCTTTGTTTTACGAACATGCACTAAAATGCCCAAATTCTTTTCTGCAAAATTGGTTTCGTTTTGAGCTTAACCTGAAAAATATTTTTACCGCCTTTAACTGCAAACAGTACAACTACGAACCGGAAATACATTTGTTACAAGTCAACGGTCAGGATTCGGTCTGTTCGCTTCTTATGGAGAACAAACTAAAAGCGGATGATTTCGAGGAATTACTGCCCTACCACGAACAGCTGTTTAAAATTGCCGAATCGAATAGGAAATGGATTGAAAAGGAAAAAGCAATTGATAAAATTAAATGGGAATACCTGGAAGAGAATACCTTCTTTCATTTTTTCACTATCGAAAAGATACTGGCTTTTACCATAAAACTCCTGCTAATCGGGCGATGGCTAAAACTGGATAATGAAACGGGTAAAAAGTTGCTAAACAACCTAATTGACGAATTAAAAACAAATTATGAATTCCCTGCGGAGTTCAGCCTGACAAAATAA